From the genome of Deltaproteobacteria bacterium, one region includes:
- a CDS encoding response regulator transcription factor translates to MAHDPIKVLIVDDHPVFRDGLRQCLEARKTIRVLATAGNGEEMWKALRAHGRPQIVLMDVELPGEGGIELTRALHEKHPEIRVVMLTAFSDSERVFAALKAGAVGYLLKNVAPDEIRATVERAAAGEPMLSGEIAGRVLREFEREREEERYREQLDTLTAREEEILKLLATGESNREIGKRLFISEQTVKNHVASIFRKLRVNDRTKAALLAVKLGLGEKRPS, encoded by the coding sequence GTGGCGCACGACCCGATCAAGGTCCTGATCGTCGACGACCACCCCGTCTTCCGCGATGGGCTCAGGCAGTGCCTGGAGGCGCGCAAGACCATCCGCGTCCTCGCCACGGCGGGGAACGGCGAGGAGATGTGGAAGGCGCTGCGCGCGCACGGGCGGCCGCAGATCGTCCTCATGGACGTCGAGCTGCCGGGCGAGGGCGGCATCGAGCTGACGCGCGCGCTCCACGAGAAGCACCCGGAGATCCGCGTCGTCATGCTGACCGCCTTCTCGGACTCCGAGCGGGTGTTCGCGGCCCTCAAGGCCGGCGCCGTCGGCTATCTGCTCAAGAACGTCGCGCCCGACGAGATCCGCGCCACGGTCGAGCGGGCCGCCGCGGGCGAGCCGATGCTGTCGGGCGAGATCGCGGGGCGTGTGCTGCGCGAGTTCGAGCGCGAGCGCGAGGAGGAGCGCTACCGCGAGCAGCTCGACACGCTCACCGCGCGCGAGGAGGAGATCCTGAAGCTCCTCGCCACCGGCGAGTCGAACCGGGAGATCGGGAAGCGGCTCTTCATCAGCGAGCAGACGGTCAAGAACCACGTCGCGAGCATCTTCCGGAAGCTCCGGGTGAACGACCGCACCAAGGCGGCCCTGCTCGCGGTGAAGCTCGGACTCGGCGAGAAGCGGCCGTCATGA